The sequence TTGACTGGGACGCTATCTCGCCAGCGGCCCTCACGTAACCGAGGGTTCCGATTGGGGAGGCTCCGCCTATCGGTATCAGGTAGGGCCTTTTTCCTTTAGCTCTCAGCTCCTCCGCAACTTCTTCCGCTATCGGGGCCAGCTCAGCAGTTTTTTCGACGTCAAAAACCCTCGTTTCGATCCCCATCAGCCTGTCTAAGAGGTAGTTGCCCTTAGGCTCCTCCCTTCCGCGGAGGATGAGAACCGGCTCCAGTCCGAATTTTTTCGCCGCTAATGCCGTTACGAAGGCGTGGTTCGAGTGGACGGCCCCCATCGTTATTACAGTGTCGCAGCCTTTCGATAAGGCATCGCCGAGAAGGAACTCAAGCTTCCTTATTTTGTTGCCTCCTATCCCAAAACCCGTCAGATCATCCCTCTTGACGTAGACGTCAGCCCCAACGGCTTCACTAACCTCCGGGAGGTACTGAACCGGCGTCTCCCATGGAATAAGCTCCACCCGTGGAAACGGCGAGAGAAGGGAACCTATCTTTGGGTGCATTGGAACCACCGTTAAAACTTGGATAGAAGCGATAAAAGTTTAGTGGCGGCGGGCGCGCCCGGGGGTGGGAACCCTCCGCCGCGCCCTTCCACCGGGGCTCGCTCACCCCCGCTACCCCGGGAGCGCCGAACGTCCCGCCTACCGCTGCTCCCTTCCGGGCCTGGCGGGGTTCGGCGGGCAAAGGGCGTTAGTTCGGCCCTCCAGCCGAACCTCGCCCACCGCCGGCCCCCCGGGACGAGGGCTCATCGTTATGCCCCGGCTTCCGGGCGCGGTTTCAGGAACCGCCCCCCGGGCTTCGGCCCCGGCATATCGACGGTTTCCGGTTACAGGGGACGCCGAACCCCCCGGCCTAGCCCGCCGCCGGGATTAGTTATCCGGGCGGGATATATAAAGGTTTGGTAGGCCCGAAACCAAAGGTTGTCCACCTTTGGATTGAAAAATTTTCATAAGTTCTGTCCATAATCAGTTCACAGGTGACGCTCAATGCGCCTCAAGGAGCACCCTATTCTCCACTTCAAGCGTGGCAGGGAGCTGACCATTTACTTCGAGGGAAAGCCGATAAAGGCCTACGAGGGTGAAACCATAGCAATGGCCCTCCACGCCTCGGGCATAAGGGTTCTCAACTACTCCCTCAATAAAAAGCGCCCCAGAGGGCTCTTCTGCGCCATAGGCAAATGCTCCTCCTGTCTGATGGTCGTCAACGGGATTCCAAACGTTAGAACCTGCATAACCCTCGTGGAGGATGGCATGAGAATCGAGCGCCAGAGAGGAAAGGCGAGGCTCCCAACCAAAGCCAAGCCACCCGAGTTTAGAGACGCCAGGGTGGTGAAGGCGGACGTAGTGGTCGTCGGTGGCGGGCCGGCCGGCTTAATGGCGGCAATAAACGCCTCCGATGCGGGAGCGAGCGTTGTTCTCATCGACGAGAACCCCATGCTTGGAGGCCAGCTCGTCAAGCAGACCCACAAGTTCTTTGGAAAGAGGGAGCAGTTTGCGGGTGTAAGGGGGGTTGAGATAGCGAAAATCCTGGAGAAAGAGGTCAAAAAGAGAGGGAACATACAGGTATTCCTCGAAACTTCAGCGGTGGGAATCTTCCACGATGGAAACGAGAAGCTCGTCCTCGGCGTGAGGAAGAACAGGGAATCCATAGAGTTCCGCGGGAGGGCCGTTATTGTCGCAACCGGAGCGATGGAGAAGATGATACCCTTCGAGAACAACGATTTACCCGGAATCTACGGGGCTGGGGCGATTCAGACGCTGATGAACACCTACGGGGTAAAGCCCGGGGAGAGGGTTCTGATAGTCGGCGCCGGGAACGTGGGGCTTATCTTAGCCTATCAGCTCATACAGGCTGGGGTTGAGGTGAAGGCCATAGTAGAGGCGATGCCCAAAATTGGGGGTTACTTCGTGCATGCTGC comes from Thermococcus sp. and encodes:
- a CDS encoding pyridoxal-phosphate dependent enzyme translates to MHPKIGSLLSPFPRVELIPWETPVQYLPEVSEAVGADVYVKRDDLTGFGIGGNKIRKLEFLLGDALSKGCDTVITMGAVHSNHAFVTALAAKKFGLEPVLILRGREEPKGNYLLDRLMGIETRVFDVEKTAELAPIAEEVAEELRAKGKRPYLIPIGGASPIGTLGYVRAAGEIASQSTELGLEFDTIVDAVGSGGTLAGLTLGLSLIGSRAKPVGIGVGIFEGDVGAKVLKLAEDAGKLLGVSAKLERPRIYDYSFGAYGKIVKEVAELIRWVGTREGLLLDPVYTGKAFYGLMELAKTGELGERILFVHTGGLPGLFHYGEEMLRLMQKP
- a CDS encoding FAD-dependent oxidoreductase — protein: MRLKEHPILHFKRGRELTIYFEGKPIKAYEGETIAMALHASGIRVLNYSLNKKRPRGLFCAIGKCSSCLMVVNGIPNVRTCITLVEDGMRIERQRGKARLPTKAKPPEFRDARVVKADVVVVGGGPAGLMAAINASDAGASVVLIDENPMLGGQLVKQTHKFFGKREQFAGVRGVEIAKILEKEVKKRGNIQVFLETSAVGIFHDGNEKLVLGVRKNRESIEFRGRAVIVATGAMEKMIPFENNDLPGIYGAGAIQTLMNTYGVKPGERVLIVGAGNVGLILAYQLIQAGVEVKAIVEAMPKIGGYFVHAAKVRRLGVPILTRHTILRAEGKERVERGVVAQLDDNWRPIPGTEKVFDVDVIALAVGLRPSIELLQQAGCQIKFIRELGGHVAVRDEWMETTVRGIFVAGDSAGIEEATTAMLEGKIAGTAAALRLGIADESWVKEIERAQRDLEEFRSGPFGRRVAEGIRKLLSEVGGNA